A part of Hippea maritima DSM 10411 genomic DNA contains:
- a CDS encoding AsmA-like C-terminal domain-containing protein encodes MKRILKYFAPFLLTIALMTAAASVVVWNKIDAAFISNLIYKETKTLSKNGNLLKIYGLSIKKSFPDIIITIKRVSFKHKKLHAEASQINDKISIPKAILSKLFYGNYAGSLHISSVAIKHENTKVFLEKPNIELFIGKKIHIKLLSNAINTPFLNLKKIKIKAVFNDELDYISLKMLSCAGFYIRATIRPNKKDLKESQIDAKLKTPFIDVSSLRKFLKAQLRPYIFSGLVKIDDLKLQGKPNSLRVVKSGELSIKQAIFRIDLKSSNFYVKKAKVKIYEDKIKAIAEGRFEQIKTSNSEFIVYRKKGYPMEMHLHFNGNANEYVRVFLEENIFPENDLKVLGKTKNLKGMVNADIDIYEYKRKPKPYFDFDIKLYSKSVELENSNIPGGWVKTNGFLQIKRITKNGLVKKLFLRFKNFNAQTHLSTLYTKDFTLTLNPKLSFNGKFNLNIAKNDLNFFVFQVIHKKSQLNIKKANIKAVINGAFDNFNFKTTIKTKSTINKVPLNLSAEGKFKRPVLYINKLNLFSIGNISFSGNVNMKSLTTSDVAVTFKKVNLNSITPFFEKIPNIRGIINGKIKLTHKNGKFTIEGGELSINNGGYSFITNMSARITMNKSSITISSCSFDMLNNQVLAYGQFDINKKGGLIKLFADNFTLDLANIKTKKKNNHKLMVTLPNILLKLKINILNLTLKNGKNKTKVGATTLNSILQKNGFEIELSSLPTKIKAIFKNRHLNIKITDRAVWGLLTQCKTKNATLNLTAQLTSPSSNKIGIETLHGSINFTSLNGCIENGSSSLSLFNIILNPFKSLTTKINVSNKINYKFIKGNLFLYKGELLAKDSNPVILDGDIEIFGYGKYKLLKKQIDAYITFVTLSTVNKVISKIPVVGWILGGKEESFTGLSFHVKGDINNPSIKPVPFKSLAKGVLGVVKRTLMLPLSIFGVK; translated from the coding sequence ATGAAAAGAATTCTAAAATACTTTGCACCGTTTTTGTTAACTATAGCATTAATGACAGCTGCAGCATCGGTCGTAGTCTGGAATAAGATCGATGCTGCTTTTATTTCAAATCTTATCTACAAAGAAACCAAGACTTTATCAAAAAATGGCAACTTGCTTAAAATTTATGGATTATCTATAAAAAAAAGCTTCCCAGACATAATTATAACTATAAAGAGAGTTAGTTTTAAACACAAAAAGTTACACGCAGAAGCATCACAAATCAATGATAAAATCTCCATACCAAAAGCAATATTATCAAAGCTTTTCTATGGTAATTATGCGGGAAGTTTGCACATAAGCTCTGTAGCTATAAAACATGAGAACACCAAAGTTTTTTTAGAAAAACCCAACATAGAGCTGTTTATAGGCAAGAAAATACACATAAAACTATTATCTAACGCTATAAACACACCATTTCTAAATCTCAAAAAAATAAAAATAAAAGCTGTTTTTAATGATGAATTAGACTATATAAGCCTAAAAATGCTAAGTTGTGCTGGTTTTTATATAAGGGCAACTATAAGACCCAACAAAAAAGATTTAAAAGAATCACAAATTGATGCTAAACTAAAAACTCCATTTATAGATGTATCAAGTTTAAGAAAATTTCTTAAGGCTCAATTAAGACCCTATATATTTAGCGGCTTGGTAAAGATAGACGATCTAAAACTACAAGGAAAACCTAATAGTCTTAGGGTAGTAAAATCAGGAGAATTAAGTATAAAGCAGGCCATTTTCAGAATAGACCTAAAAAGCTCAAATTTTTATGTAAAAAAAGCAAAGGTAAAAATATATGAAGACAAAATAAAGGCTATCGCAGAGGGAAGGTTTGAGCAAATAAAAACAAGTAATTCCGAATTTATTGTATACAGAAAGAAAGGTTACCCCATGGAAATGCACCTCCATTTCAACGGTAATGCAAATGAATACGTAAGAGTATTTTTAGAGGAAAATATATTTCCTGAGAATGATTTAAAAGTCCTTGGAAAAACCAAAAACTTAAAAGGTATGGTAAACGCAGATATTGACATATATGAATACAAAAGAAAACCAAAACCATATTTTGATTTTGATATAAAGCTATATTCCAAAAGTGTAGAGCTTGAAAATTCCAATATACCCGGAGGATGGGTTAAAACCAATGGTTTTTTACAGATAAAAAGAATTACAAAAAACGGTCTTGTGAAAAAGTTGTTTTTAAGATTCAAAAACTTTAACGCACAAACCCATTTATCTACTTTATATACGAAGGATTTTACACTAACACTCAATCCAAAGCTATCATTCAATGGAAAATTTAACCTAAATATAGCAAAAAACGATTTAAACTTCTTTGTTTTTCAAGTAATTCATAAAAAATCTCAACTGAATATAAAAAAGGCAAACATTAAAGCCGTTATTAATGGTGCTTTTGATAACTTCAATTTTAAAACAACTATAAAAACAAAATCTACCATAAATAAAGTACCTCTAAACCTATCAGCAGAAGGAAAATTTAAAAGACCCGTACTCTATATAAATAAATTAAATCTATTCAGTATAGGAAATATATCTTTTAGTGGTAATGTTAATATGAAAAGTCTAACTACATCAGATGTAGCAGTTACATTTAAAAAAGTCAATCTAAACTCAATAACACCGTTTTTTGAAAAAATACCTAATATAAGGGGTATAATTAATGGAAAAATTAAGCTAACCCACAAAAATGGCAAATTTACTATAGAAGGCGGAGAGTTGTCTATAAACAATGGCGGATATAGTTTTATAACCAATATGTCGGCAAGGATAACAATGAATAAAAGCAGCATAACTATAAGTAGTTGCTCCTTTGATATGCTAAATAACCAAGTTTTGGCCTATGGGCAATTTGATATAAACAAAAAAGGTGGATTGATAAAGCTATTTGCAGATAATTTTACACTTGATTTGGCAAATATAAAAACAAAGAAAAAAAATAACCACAAACTGATGGTAACACTACCAAATATTTTATTAAAACTAAAGATAAACATTTTAAATCTTACGCTAAAGAACGGCAAAAACAAGACTAAGGTAGGAGCAACAACATTAAACTCAATTCTACAGAAAAATGGATTTGAGATAGAGCTATCAAGCCTGCCAACCAAAATAAAGGCTATTTTTAAAAACAGGCACCTAAATATAAAAATAACAGATAGAGCAGTTTGGGGGTTATTAACTCAATGCAAAACAAAAAATGCAACACTAAACCTTACAGCCCAACTTACATCACCAAGTAGCAATAAAATAGGCATAGAAACGCTTCATGGAAGTATAAACTTCACTTCTCTAAATGGATGCATAGAAAACGGCTCATCATCCTTAAGCTTGTTCAATATCATACTAAACCCCTTTAAGAGTTTAACTACAAAGATAAATGTATCTAACAAAATCAACTACAAATTCATAAAAGGCAACTTATTTTTGTATAAAGGTGAACTTTTAGCAAAAGATTCAAATCCTGTAATACTTGATGGTGATATAGAGATTTTTGGCTATGGCAAATACAAACTACTAAAAAAACAGATAGATGCCTATATAACATTTGTAACCCTCTCAACAGTAAATAAAGTTATATCAAAGATTCCTGTAGTTGGATGGATATTGGGAGGGAAAGAAGAAAGCTTTACGGGCTTGAGTTTTCATGTAAAAGGAGATATAAATAATCCCTCAATAAAGCCCGTACCCTTTAAAAGTTTAGCTAAAGGGGTGTTGGGGGTAGTAAAAAGAACGCTCATGTTGCCTTTGAGCATTTTTGGGGTGAAGTAG
- a CDS encoding FKBP-type peptidyl-prolyl cis-trans isomerase — MKVETGKTVQMHYVGKLEDGTIFDSSENREPLSFVFGEGSIIPALETELEGMEEGQKKTVKVKADDAYGQRDPNAIQSVPRSQLPENIEPKVGMQLLAQMQNGNIPVTIVEVDEENVVIDFNHPLAGKDLIFDVEIVKVS; from the coding sequence ATGAAGGTTGAGACTGGTAAGACAGTGCAAATGCACTATGTCGGAAAGCTTGAGGATGGTACAATTTTTGACTCAAGCGAAAACAGGGAGCCATTGAGCTTTGTATTTGGAGAGGGAAGCATTATTCCTGCTTTGGAGACCGAATTAGAAGGCATGGAAGAAGGGCAGAAAAAAACGGTTAAAGTAAAAGCTGATGATGCTTACGGTCAAAGAGATCCAAATGCTATCCAGAGTGTGCCAAGAAGTCAATTGCCGGAGAATATAGAGCCAAAGGTTGGCATGCAGTTATTAGCTCAAATGCAAAACGGCAATATCCCTGTAACCATTGTAGAGGTTGACGAGGAGAATGTCGTAATAGATTTTAACCATCCCTTGGCCGGCAAAGACCTTATATTTGACGTGGAAATTGTAAAAGTAAGCTAA
- a CDS encoding DsbA family protein, with amino-acid sequence MKNFKKLILGTSILLIGSNYALAATKYDDVLKKIIPSKINYTAQVEKKSILNGFDQVNVGIENKKTGTIYHRYLWISKDKKTIIPVVLKLQNGQLRRATPDKLMERVQTNIKWFNDLIGSLPRNILKSYGNGKTTVYLFSDPLCPFCKRELSNLVKLAKEGKIKLFILPFNVHGEEAKKASAIFLDIEEKEGLKAAIDKIENASFSNVKKMVKQTKNVDKLLKKYSSVMDKITQSAFKNGIQGTPGIVIPKSKEKGYVIVGLSNIDQYIK; translated from the coding sequence ATGAAAAATTTTAAAAAACTCATCCTGGGAACATCAATATTATTAATCGGCTCAAACTATGCACTTGCGGCAACAAAATATGATGATGTTTTAAAGAAAATCATCCCATCAAAAATAAACTACACTGCACAAGTCGAGAAAAAGAGTATTCTAAATGGATTTGATCAAGTAAATGTAGGCATTGAAAACAAAAAAACTGGAACAATCTATCACCGCTATCTTTGGATATCAAAGGATAAAAAAACTATTATACCGGTTGTCCTTAAACTACAGAATGGCCAACTAAGAAGGGCAACACCTGATAAGCTGATGGAAAGGGTGCAAACCAATATAAAATGGTTTAACGACCTTATAGGCTCACTTCCGAGGAATATTCTTAAATCTTACGGCAACGGCAAAACGACGGTTTACCTATTTAGTGACCCGCTATGTCCATTCTGCAAAAGAGAGTTGAGTAATTTGGTAAAATTAGCCAAGGAAGGGAAAATAAAGCTTTTTATACTGCCATTTAATGTACACGGAGAAGAAGCTAAAAAGGCAAGTGCCATATTTTTGGATATTGAAGAAAAAGAAGGACTAAAAGCAGCTATAGATAAAATAGAAAATGCAAGTTTTTCCAATGTAAAGAAAATGGTTAAACAAACAAAGAACGTGGATAAACTCCTAAAGAAATACTCATCCGTAATGGATAAAATAACTCAATCAGCATTCAAAAACGGCATTCAGGGTACGCCCGGCATTGTCATACCAAAATCCAAAGAGAAAGGTTATGTAATAGTAGGGCTTTCAAATATAGACCAATACATTAAATGA
- a CDS encoding vitamin K epoxide reductase family protein — MKNLFKGIVAAGLLTTIIEISLRIFTNSSICHSQGCALVAKHVRYGEISILIIGCIFFFVLLVSSSIEEKNPKISNIIDLMLNAALAAEGFLVGYQLFRIHKICYFCFGIFITIVILSLLRLTQKKPQIWAGFASFLIVLGLTWMILPSQQIETIPLRNKALLYSNSCPHCEKIIKEIQQKNMKVKFLPIEKYAIILKSLGIDKIPVLIVKKKTKLEMIIGDKEIENYLKLNTKKEKNNYQTPFNYTLPSENACTIDKECK; from the coding sequence ATGAAAAACTTATTCAAAGGAATAGTAGCGGCAGGACTTTTAACTACAATAATTGAAATATCTCTAAGAATATTCACAAACTCTTCTATTTGCCACTCTCAAGGTTGTGCACTTGTGGCAAAACACGTTAGATATGGTGAAATTAGCATACTAATTATTGGATGCATATTCTTTTTTGTATTGCTTGTTTCATCATCTATAGAGGAGAAAAATCCAAAAATTAGTAACATTATAGACCTAATGCTAAATGCAGCCCTTGCAGCTGAGGGTTTCCTTGTTGGATATCAACTCTTCAGAATCCATAAGATATGTTATTTTTGTTTTGGCATTTTTATAACAATAGTTATTCTCTCACTCTTAAGGCTAACTCAAAAAAAGCCACAAATATGGGCAGGTTTTGCCTCATTTCTTATAGTATTAGGTTTGACCTGGATGATTCTCCCATCGCAACAAATAGAAACCATTCCGCTAAGAAACAAGGCTCTACTATATTCAAATAGTTGCCCTCACTGTGAAAAAATCATAAAAGAAATTCAACAAAAAAACATGAAAGTAAAATTCCTACCCATTGAAAAATATGCAATTATTCTAAAAAGCCTAGGTATTGATAAAATACCTGTACTCATAGTAAAAAAGAAAACTAAACTTGAGATGATAATCGGAGATAAAGAGATAGAGAACTACTTAAAGCTAAACACCAAAAAGGAGAAAAATAACTACCAAACTCCCTTTAATTACACTTTACCATCAGAAAACGCCTGCACTATAGACAAAGAGTGTAAATAA
- the glgP gene encoding alpha-glucan family phosphorylase, with amino-acid sequence MNNLFLYMIDEKYSTRVAYFSMEFAIDQALKTYSGGLGFLAGSHMRSANHKKQATIGVGMLWSFGYYDQTRNEDNTMKVEFRRKFYYFIEDTGTRVKVNISGKPITVKAYLLPGNIFETAPILLLTTDTLENDFLSRTISYKLYDANEQTRIAQEIILGIGGVRVLKKLGIDIDVYHLNEGHALPLAFELMKDYPDLEELKKHIVFTTHTPEKAGNEEHDINLLSDMGFFGELDAKHIQNKLNYHDKNFSLTVAALKLSKRANAVSKIHHGVSNKMWSFIKDRCEIVSITNAQNMHYWADKHLLTYLQEHEDYQLIAYKKHLKHVLFEEVADQTGKIFDPNTLTLVWARRFVEYKRPWLLIYDMERFRKLVNSKDYPIQIIWAGKPHPNDYRGISMFNEIVMMSKEFKNVAVLTGYELKLSKLLKQGADIWLNTPRWGREASGTSGMTAAANAAIHFSVDDGWHAEFQKDGINCFTIFHADPKLPIAEQDRQDYLSMMEKLENIILPMYYNDEKQWISIVKTSMTDVMAYFDSSRMVDEYYEKLYKFGLDSDTKNETLKGSKSTDMK; translated from the coding sequence ATGAACAATCTGTTCCTTTACATGATAGATGAAAAATATTCTACAAGGGTTGCATATTTTTCTATGGAATTTGCAATTGATCAGGCACTAAAAACATACTCCGGAGGCTTGGGCTTCTTAGCAGGCTCCCATATGAGAAGTGCCAACCATAAAAAGCAAGCAACAATAGGCGTAGGAATGCTTTGGAGCTTCGGTTATTATGATCAAACCAGAAATGAAGATAATACAATGAAAGTCGAGTTTAGAAGAAAATTCTACTATTTCATAGAAGATACAGGCACGAGAGTAAAGGTCAATATAAGCGGAAAACCCATTACCGTGAAAGCCTATCTCCTCCCAGGAAATATATTCGAAACAGCTCCTATACTTTTGCTTACAACCGATACATTAGAAAACGACTTTCTATCAAGAACAATAAGCTATAAGCTTTACGATGCAAATGAGCAAACACGAATAGCCCAAGAAATTATTTTGGGTATAGGCGGGGTTAGGGTTTTAAAGAAACTCGGTATAGATATAGATGTATACCATTTAAATGAAGGCCATGCTCTACCTCTGGCTTTCGAGTTAATGAAAGACTATCCTGATTTAGAAGAACTAAAAAAACACATAGTCTTCACAACCCACACGCCAGAAAAGGCAGGTAATGAAGAACATGATATAAATCTTCTAAGCGATATGGGGTTTTTTGGCGAGTTGGATGCTAAACACATTCAAAACAAACTCAACTACCACGACAAAAACTTCTCCTTAACCGTAGCAGCATTGAAGCTTTCAAAGAGAGCAAATGCAGTATCAAAAATACACCACGGAGTTTCTAATAAAATGTGGTCATTTATTAAGGACAGATGTGAGATAGTTAGCATAACAAATGCCCAAAACATGCACTACTGGGCAGATAAACACCTACTTACATACCTCCAAGAACATGAAGACTACCAACTAATAGCATACAAAAAACATCTAAAGCATGTTCTTTTTGAGGAGGTGGCAGACCAGACAGGTAAGATATTCGACCCTAACACCCTAACCCTTGTATGGGCACGCAGATTTGTTGAATACAAACGGCCATGGCTTTTGATATACGACATGGAGAGATTTAGAAAACTTGTAAACAGCAAGGATTATCCTATTCAGATAATCTGGGCAGGCAAACCCCATCCAAATGATTACAGGGGTATAAGCATGTTCAACGAGATAGTTATGATGAGTAAAGAGTTCAAAAATGTTGCCGTCCTTACAGGGTATGAGCTAAAACTGTCAAAACTCTTAAAACAGGGTGCCGATATCTGGTTAAATACACCAAGGTGGGGTAGGGAAGCCAGTGGAACAAGTGGAATGACAGCTGCAGCAAATGCCGCTATTCACTTTTCTGTGGACGATGGTTGGCATGCTGAGTTTCAAAAAGATGGAATAAACTGCTTTACCATATTCCATGCAGATCCAAAACTACCTATAGCAGAGCAAGATAGGCAGGACTACTTAAGTATGATGGAAAAATTGGAAAATATTATTCTACCCATGTATTACAACGACGAAAAGCAGTGGATTAGTATAGTAAAAACTAGCATGACAGATGTTATGGCATACTTCGATTCATCAAGAATGGTGGATGAATACTATGAGAAGCTCTATAAGTTTGGGTTAGATTCTGACACAAAAAATGAAACGCTCAAAGGTAGCAAATCCACAGATATGAAGTAA
- a CDS encoding homocysteine S-methyltransferase family protein, with amino-acid sequence MRNFREELGRKILILDGAMGTQLQEKGILKTGSCPDYLNVTHPKEIGEIHKTYLDAGADIIVTNTFGANPIKLEEFNLQDKVYQINYEAVRIAKEVVKDKGFVSLSIGPTGKFIEPVGEENFDYIKDIFKKQVRPAVDADVDLFSLETFMDIKELKAAIIAIREITDKPIIAMMTFAEDGRTILGTSPEVFAKTIEPMEVDVIGANCSVGPDLLNEFVKKMAQVTDKPLIIQPNAGIPRLVNGKTIFPVGAEEFASYANDFKEYAAIVAGCCGTGPEHIKLLAEKLKGKPVKKRTIQKATVLTSRSQMVEIGYSRPVVFIGERLNPTGKKHLKEQLKEGKTGLYRKEAIEQVEHGAMVLDINVGVPMIDEPTTMKKCVLAVESVVSVPLVIDSSNIEALEAGLKAADGKVLINSVNGSQESMEAILPLAKKYGAAILALLLDETGIPETAEDRLKILDKIVKNAKELGIKEEDIVADALALTIGSDKKRALETLRAIKLIKEKYGITTILGLSNVSFGLPNRKLINSSFMAMAIYNGLDSAIVNPYDELLWQIKYASDLIVDRDKDSSIYINNSSDITLKNKTTDNAKLELIKSPFDKGTLEDKLFMCVIEGNEEEIELLTKQALKNKEPLKISNEILIPALDAVGKLYDKGIYFLPQMIKSANAMKKAFNILKEIIKKKATKQKTGKTIVMATVKGDIHDIGKNIVSLLLETNGFEVVDLGKNVDDETILKAIEEYHADAVGLSALMTTTMINMKNVIDEIKMKGLNVKIMVGGAAVTEEFAKKIGADMYAKDAIEAVRLAKENV; translated from the coding sequence ATGAGAAATTTTAGAGAAGAGCTTGGCAGAAAGATTTTAATACTTGACGGTGCTATGGGCACCCAGCTTCAAGAGAAAGGTATCCTAAAAACAGGTTCCTGCCCTGACTACTTAAACGTAACGCATCCTAAAGAAATAGGTGAAATACACAAAACATACCTAGATGCTGGAGCAGATATAATAGTAACAAATACATTTGGAGCAAATCCAATCAAACTTGAAGAATTTAATCTACAAGATAAAGTTTACCAGATAAATTATGAAGCCGTAAGGATCGCAAAAGAGGTTGTTAAAGATAAAGGATTTGTCTCGCTCTCCATAGGGCCTACCGGTAAATTTATAGAGCCTGTGGGTGAGGAAAACTTTGACTACATAAAAGATATATTTAAAAAACAAGTCCGACCTGCCGTTGATGCAGACGTAGACTTATTCTCTTTAGAAACCTTCATGGATATAAAGGAATTAAAAGCAGCAATAATAGCCATAAGAGAAATAACAGACAAACCAATAATAGCCATGATGACCTTCGCAGAAGATGGAAGAACTATCCTTGGGACATCCCCTGAGGTGTTTGCAAAAACTATAGAGCCCATGGAGGTGGATGTTATCGGTGCAAATTGCTCTGTTGGACCAGACTTGCTAAATGAATTTGTCAAGAAAATGGCACAAGTTACAGATAAACCCCTAATAATACAACCAAACGCTGGCATACCAAGACTTGTGAATGGTAAAACCATATTTCCTGTGGGAGCCGAAGAGTTTGCAAGCTATGCAAATGATTTTAAAGAGTATGCTGCAATAGTTGCTGGTTGTTGTGGTACAGGACCAGAACATATAAAGCTTCTTGCTGAAAAGCTAAAAGGCAAACCGGTCAAAAAAAGAACGATACAAAAAGCCACCGTTTTAACAAGCAGAAGCCAAATGGTAGAGATTGGGTATTCAAGACCTGTTGTATTCATAGGCGAAAGACTAAATCCAACAGGAAAGAAACACCTAAAAGAACAACTTAAGGAGGGCAAGACAGGCTTATATAGAAAAGAAGCGATAGAGCAGGTCGAACATGGAGCAATGGTGCTGGATATAAATGTAGGTGTTCCAATGATAGATGAGCCAACCACGATGAAAAAGTGTGTATTAGCCGTAGAAAGTGTGGTCTCTGTGCCTTTGGTTATAGACTCGTCAAACATAGAGGCGTTAGAGGCTGGCCTAAAGGCTGCAGATGGAAAAGTGTTGATAAATTCCGTAAATGGCTCACAAGAAAGCATGGAGGCAATTTTGCCGCTTGCTAAAAAATACGGTGCAGCTATTCTGGCGCTTCTACTTGATGAGACAGGCATTCCAGAGACAGCTGAAGATAGGCTTAAAATACTGGATAAAATAGTCAAAAATGCCAAAGAACTTGGCATAAAAGAAGAAGATATAGTAGCCGATGCGTTGGCTTTAACTATAGGCAGCGACAAAAAACGTGCATTAGAGACCCTCCGTGCAATAAAACTCATCAAAGAAAAATACGGAATAACCACCATTTTGGGTTTAAGCAATGTATCATTTGGCTTACCCAACAGAAAACTTATCAACTCATCCTTTATGGCAATGGCTATATACAACGGATTGGATAGCGCTATCGTTAACCCCTACGACGAACTCTTGTGGCAAATAAAATATGCAAGCGATTTGATAGTTGACAGAGACAAAGATTCTTCAATTTATATAAATAACTCAAGCGACATAACTCTTAAAAACAAAACCACAGACAACGCAAAATTAGAACTCATAAAATCCCCTTTTGATAAAGGGACACTGGAAGATAAACTGTTTATGTGCGTTATTGAAGGCAACGAAGAAGAGATAGAATTACTAACAAAACAAGCTCTAAAAAATAAAGAACCGTTGAAAATAAGTAACGAGATATTAATACCCGCTCTCGATGCGGTAGGCAAATTGTACGATAAAGGCATATATTTTCTACCACAGATGATAAAATCGGCAAATGCAATGAAAAAAGCTTTTAATATACTGAAAGAGATAATAAAGAAAAAAGCAACAAAACAAAAAACAGGGAAAACCATAGTAATGGCAACGGTGAAGGGAGACATTCACGATATAGGGAAAAATATCGTATCACTTCTGCTTGAGACAAACGGTTTTGAGGTTGTGGATTTAGGTAAAAATGTAGACGATGAAACGATTCTAAAGGCTATAGAAGAATATCACGCCGATGCGGTTGGTTTATCGGCATTAATGACAACTACCATGATAAACATGAAAAATGTAATAGATGAGATAAAAATGAAAGGCTTAAACGTTAAGATAATGGTGGGTGGAGCCGCTGTTACCGAGGAATTTGCCAAAAAAATTGGTGCTGATATGTATGCAAAGGATGCAATAGAGGCGGTGAGGTTGGCGAAGGAAAATGTATAA
- a CDS encoding sigma-54-dependent transcriptional regulator: MYKILVVDDDEQMRVALKATLDHLGYNPTLAKDAKEALKLLKKNEFDFILSDLKMPKMDGVEFLKEVKNIKPHIPFVMITAFGDIKTAVEAMKLGAFDFILKPFSQDALKKIIEMAISHTSIKQSIQKNPTQQKGLDHFVFKSKSMENIITLAQKVAQTDATVLLIGESGTGKEVLARYIHSISSRAKGNFIAVNCAAIPQNLLESEMFGYEKGAFSGAAKSHPGKFEQANRGTILLDEISEMPLELQAKLLRVIQEKTIDRIGSTTPIKVDVRIICTTNRDIEEEVKNGNFREDLYYRISVFPIKIPPLRQRKEEIPELINFFIRKFSNQFNKNVIGIKEDAIEILINYPWPGNIRELQNVIERAVVLTEKNYITKDEIFLHNLG; the protein is encoded by the coding sequence ATGTATAAGATTCTGGTTGTTGATGACGATGAACAAATGAGAGTTGCCTTAAAGGCTACGCTTGACCATTTAGGATACAATCCAACATTAGCAAAAGATGCAAAAGAGGCTTTGAAATTGTTAAAGAAAAACGAGTTTGATTTTATCTTAAGCGACCTCAAAATGCCTAAGATGGACGGTGTTGAGTTTTTAAAAGAGGTAAAAAATATAAAACCTCACATACCATTTGTTATGATAACAGCATTTGGGGACATAAAAACAGCTGTAGAAGCAATGAAGCTTGGGGCATTCGATTTTATATTAAAACCATTCTCCCAAGATGCTTTAAAAAAGATTATAGAGATGGCAATATCACATACATCAATAAAACAATCAATACAAAAAAACCCTACACAACAAAAAGGTTTAGATCATTTTGTATTCAAAAGCAAATCCATGGAAAATATTATAACATTAGCCCAAAAGGTAGCCCAAACGGATGCAACAGTACTTCTAATTGGTGAGAGCGGCACAGGGAAAGAGGTGCTTGCACGATACATACACTCAATAAGCAGCAGAGCGAAAGGGAATTTTATAGCTGTAAATTGCGCCGCAATCCCTCAAAATCTACTGGAGAGCGAGATGTTTGGTTATGAAAAAGGAGCATTTAGCGGAGCTGCTAAATCCCACCCCGGCAAATTCGAACAAGCAAACAGGGGTACGATACTTCTTGATGAAATAAGCGAAATGCCACTTGAATTGCAGGCAAAACTATTAAGAGTAATTCAAGAAAAGACTATAGATAGAATTGGCTCAACAACACCTATAAAAGTTGATGTCAGAATCATATGTACAACAAATAGAGATATAGAAGAAGAGGTAAAAAACGGCAATTTTAGAGAAGATCTCTACTACCGCATTAGCGTATTCCCCATAAAAATACCACCTCTAAGGCAGAGAAAAGAGGAAATACCGGAGTTAATAAACTTTTTTATAAGAAAATTCTCGAATCAGTTTAACAAAAATGTAATAGGTATTAAGGAAGATGCTATAGAAATCCTCATAAACTATCCCTGGCCCGGAAATATAAGGGAATTACAAAATGTAATTGAGAGAGCTGTGGTTCTTACTGAAAAGAATTACATCACCAAAGATGAGATTTTTTTACACAATTTGGGATAG